A portion of the Polaribacter cellanae genome contains these proteins:
- the coaE gene encoding dephospho-CoA kinase (Dephospho-CoA kinase (CoaE) performs the final step in coenzyme A biosynthesis.), whose amino-acid sequence MIVGLTGGIGSGKTTVAKMFAKKQDVVIYIADLEAKKLMNSSEKIKTKLIFEFGAETYKNNQLNKSFIANIVFKDKSKLAILNSIVHPEVRNHFQTFIEEHKEKTYIIYENAILFESKADTQCDFIISVFVPLDIRIERVLERDVTTKPQILERINNQWKEDKKLLQSNYIIENLSLKITENQVNIIHNILTEKSKLI is encoded by the coding sequence ATGATTGTTGGTTTAACAGGCGGAATTGGTAGTGGAAAAACAACTGTAGCAAAAATGTTTGCTAAAAAACAAGATGTTGTTATTTACATTGCAGATTTAGAGGCCAAAAAATTAATGAATTCTTCAGAAAAGATTAAAACAAAACTTATTTTTGAATTTGGTGCAGAAACCTACAAAAACAATCAATTAAACAAATCTTTTATTGCAAATATTGTTTTTAAAGATAAGAGTAAATTAGCAATATTAAATAGTATTGTACATCCAGAAGTTCGAAATCATTTTCAAACATTTATAGAAGAGCACAAAGAAAAGACCTATATTATTTATGAAAATGCCATTTTATTTGAGAGTAAAGCAGATACACAATGCGATTTTATAATTTCGGTTTTTGTTCCTTTAGATATTAGAATAGAGCGTGTTTTGGAAAGAGATGTAACCACAAAACCTCAAATTTTAGAACGTATAAACAATCAATGGAAAGAAGATAAAAAATTATTGCAATCTAATTATATAATTGAGAATTTGTCCCTTAAAATTACTGAAAATCAAGTAAATATTATTCATAATATTTTAACAGAAAAAAGCAAGCTAATTTAA
- a CDS encoding sensor histidine kinase gives MRKKMFIVIVALMSISLIGIITVQLYWINNALESRKAQFKNDVQRSLGSATERINDRESSLFRRKIKALVKEKGTADNAKLQSLLIQEIDTTTKQKFTYGSTILEENFELTTDFLNNDSIIFKRFKGKKDFFETKITTGVGDLFSTKDETSFSYTKKFPELEDLQIDKLYKDYNTRKPIHQRISNKELNATIKEELVKRNITLDFKYGVYTKDGLATKLKSGYYTINRKDSYKYPLFDDINGDVEYDLYVTFPNKNKHILSGISGILLLSLFFIFIIIIAFSSSLYQLIRQKKISEIKTDFINNMTHEFKTPIATINLALDSIKNPKILGDNDKVLRYVQMIRDENKRMHSQVENVLRISRLEKNQIDLSKETIDFHDVIEDAITHVSLLIDDRKGRINTYFKAAVSELPGNQFHLTNVVVNMLENAIKYSEGAPIIDVYTESTNKFFIFKIKDKGIGMSKAVQKQVFNKFYREQKGNVHNVKGHGLGLAYVKEIVEKHHGTVFVESEKGQGSIFTVKLPLI, from the coding sequence ATGCGAAAAAAAATGTTTATCGTTATTGTAGCACTCATGAGTATTTCCTTGATAGGAATTATTACAGTACAACTATATTGGATAAACAATGCTTTAGAGAGTAGAAAAGCACAGTTTAAAAACGATGTTCAACGTTCTTTAGGAAGCGCAACAGAGAGAATTAACGATCGGGAATCAAGTTTGTTTAGAAGGAAAATTAAAGCGCTTGTTAAAGAAAAAGGAACTGCAGATAATGCCAAATTACAAAGCCTTTTAATTCAAGAAATAGATACAACTACTAAGCAAAAATTTACGTACGGAAGTACTATTTTAGAAGAAAATTTCGAGCTTACAACCGATTTTTTAAACAACGATTCTATTATCTTTAAGAGATTTAAGGGAAAGAAAGATTTTTTTGAAACGAAAATAACCACAGGTGTAGGTGATTTATTTTCAACAAAAGATGAAACTAGTTTTAGCTATACCAAGAAATTTCCAGAATTAGAAGATTTACAAATCGACAAACTTTATAAAGACTATAATACTAGAAAACCAATTCATCAAAGAATTAGTAATAAAGAGCTAAATGCAACTATAAAAGAAGAGTTAGTAAAAAGAAATATTACTTTAGATTTTAAATATGGTGTGTACACAAAAGATGGTTTAGCTACAAAATTAAAGTCTGGTTATTATACAATTAATAGAAAAGACAGTTATAAGTACCCTTTATTTGACGATATTAATGGAGATGTAGAGTACGATTTATATGTAACTTTTCCCAATAAAAATAAACATATTTTATCAGGTATTTCAGGAATATTGTTACTCTCTTTATTCTTTATTTTTATTATTATAATTGCTTTTTCGAGTTCTTTGTATCAACTAATTCGTCAGAAAAAAATATCAGAAATTAAGACTGATTTTATTAATAATATGACGCATGAGTTTAAAACACCAATTGCAACTATAAATTTAGCATTAGACTCAATTAAAAATCCTAAAATTCTAGGAGATAACGATAAAGTTTTGCGTTACGTGCAAATGATAAGAGACGAGAATAAAAGAATGCACTCGCAAGTAGAAAATGTATTGCGTATTTCTCGATTAGAAAAAAATCAGATAGATTTAAGTAAGGAAACTATAGATTTTCACGACGTAATCGAAGATGCAATTACACATGTTAGTTTGCTAATAGATGATAGAAAAGGACGTATAAATACATATTTTAAAGCAGCAGTTTCAGAATTACCAGGTAACCAATTTCACCTAACAAATGTAGTTGTTAATATGTTAGAAAACGCTATAAAATATTCAGAAGGCGCACCTATAATAGATGTGTATACAGAAAGTACCAACAAATTTTTTATCTTTAAAATAAAAGATAAAGGTATAGGAATGAGTAAAGCAGTGCAAAAACAAGTTTTTAATAAATTCTACAGAGAACAAAAAGGAAACGTGCACAATGTAAAAGGGCATGGTTTAGGTTTAGCTTATGTAAAAGAAATTGTAGAAAAACATCATGGAACAGTTTTTGTTGAAAGTGAGAAAGGACAAGGAAGTATATTCACAGTAAAATTACCTTTAATTTAA
- a CDS encoding response regulator transcription factor, which yields MGSKKILLVEDDPNFGTVLKDYLALNDYNVTHAKDGIEGLIMFKNSDYDLCILDVMMPRKDGFSLAQDIRSTNKEVPIIFLTAKTLKEDVLKGYAVGADDYLNKPFDSEVLLHKIKAILQRKESDNTTESEQFEFNIGSFFFNSKLRHLSVGKEGEPSKLSPKEAKLLRMLAIHKNDLMPRELALTKIWRDDNYFTSRSMDVYIAKLRKYLKDDENVEILNIHGEGFRLVDKN from the coding sequence ATGGGAAGTAAAAAGATTTTATTAGTAGAAGACGATCCAAATTTTGGAACGGTTCTAAAAGATTATTTAGCATTAAACGATTACAATGTAACACACGCAAAAGATGGTATCGAAGGTTTAATAATGTTTAAAAACAGCGATTACGATTTGTGTATCTTAGATGTAATGATGCCAAGAAAAGATGGCTTTTCTTTAGCACAAGACATTAGAAGCACAAATAAAGAAGTACCAATTATCTTTTTAACAGCAAAAACTTTAAAAGAAGATGTTTTAAAAGGATATGCAGTTGGAGCAGACGATTATCTAAACAAGCCTTTCGATTCGGAAGTATTATTGCACAAGATAAAAGCAATTTTACAACGTAAAGAATCAGATAACACTACAGAAAGTGAGCAATTCGAGTTTAATATTGGAAGTTTCTTCTTCAACTCTAAGTTAAGACATTTATCTGTTGGTAAAGAAGGAGAACCCTCTAAACTATCTCCAAAAGAAGCAAAATTATTACGTATGTTAGCAATCCATAAAAACGATTTAATGCCAAGAGAATTAGCATTAACAAAAATTTGGAGAGACGATAATTATTTTACATCTAGAAGTATGGATGTGTACATCGCAAAATTAAGAAAGTATTTAAAAGACGACGAAAATGTTGAAATTTTAAATATTCATGGAGAAGGATTTAGGTTGGTAGATAAAAACTAA
- a CDS encoding L-threonylcarbamoyladenylate synthase, with protein MAAFIKIYNENPNPKEIAKVVKILRSGGLIIYPTDTVYGLGCDITNTKALEKIAQIKGVKLEKANFSFICNDLSHLSDYVKQIDSPTFKILKRALPGPYTFILPGSNNLPKVFKKKKTVGIRIPDNNIARCLVEALGNPIISTSIHDEDDILEYTTDPELIFEKWNKLVDVVIDGGYGDNYASTVIDLTTDKPEIIREGKGSLDIL; from the coding sequence ATGGCAGCCTTTATTAAAATTTATAACGAGAATCCTAATCCAAAAGAAATCGCAAAAGTTGTAAAGATTTTGCGTTCTGGAGGATTAATTATCTACCCAACAGATACTGTTTATGGTTTAGGTTGCGATATTACCAATACAAAAGCCTTAGAAAAAATTGCGCAGATAAAAGGTGTGAAGCTAGAAAAAGCCAATTTCTCTTTTATTTGCAACGATTTAAGTCACCTTTCGGATTATGTAAAACAAATAGATTCACCAACTTTTAAAATTCTAAAAAGAGCGTTACCAGGACCTTATACTTTTATTCTACCAGGAAGTAACAACTTACCAAAAGTATTTAAAAAAAAGAAAACAGTAGGCATTCGTATTCCAGATAACAATATTGCTAGGTGTTTGGTAGAGGCTTTAGGAAACCCGATTATATCAACATCTATCCATGATGAAGATGATATTTTAGAATACACAACAGATCCAGAACTCATTTTCGAAAAATGGAACAAATTAGTAGATGTTGTTATCGATGGTGGTTATGGAGATAATTATGCATCTACAGTAATCGATTTAACTACAGATAAACCAGAAATAATTAGAGAAGGAAAAGGAAGTTTAGACATTCTTTAA
- a CDS encoding glycosyltransferase family 2 protein, with product MKTAIVILNWNGKKLLEQFLPSVVRFSSELADIYVADNASTDASISYVKEFFPSVKIIENTVNGGYAKGYNDALQAVDVDIYCLLNSDIEVTENWLPPILNVFKNEANTAIVQPKLLDFKDKTKFEYAGAGGGFIDLFGYPYCRGRIFNNLEVDNGQFNDTKDIFWASGACLFIRSKVYHKIEGLDEDYFAHQEEIDLCWRAQNIGYKVKYVGKSTVYHIGGATLQEANPYKTYLNFRNSLLNIIKNVPKKWFLFVVFFRLILDGIAGLKFILELKPIHTWAILKAHLSFYKNFFKFLGKRRKLQKKQNYNLHTSIVWQYFVLGRKKFEELE from the coding sequence TTGAAAACAGCCATTGTTATATTAAATTGGAACGGAAAAAAACTCTTAGAACAGTTTTTACCTTCTGTTGTGAGATTCAGTTCTGAACTTGCAGATATTTATGTGGCAGATAATGCTTCTACAGACGCTTCTATTTCTTATGTAAAAGAGTTTTTTCCTTCAGTAAAAATTATAGAAAACACTGTAAATGGAGGTTATGCCAAAGGTTATAATGATGCTTTACAAGCTGTAGATGTAGATATTTACTGCTTATTAAATTCTGATATTGAAGTAACCGAAAACTGGTTACCTCCTATTTTAAACGTTTTTAAGAATGAAGCGAATACTGCGATTGTACAGCCTAAATTATTAGATTTTAAAGACAAAACAAAGTTCGAATATGCTGGTGCTGGAGGTGGATTTATCGATTTATTTGGTTATCCATATTGTAGGGGACGCATTTTTAATAATTTGGAAGTTGATAATGGTCAGTTTAACGACACAAAAGATATTTTTTGGGCATCTGGAGCTTGTTTATTTATTCGATCTAAAGTATATCATAAAATTGAAGGTTTAGACGAAGATTATTTTGCACACCAAGAAGAAATTGATTTGTGTTGGAGAGCCCAAAATATTGGTTATAAAGTAAAATATGTTGGAAAATCTACTGTTTATCATATTGGAGGAGCTACTTTACAGGAAGCAAATCCGTATAAAACTTATTTAAATTTTAGAAATAGTTTATTAAATATCATAAAAAACGTTCCTAAAAAGTGGTTTTTATTCGTCGTTTTTTTTCGTTTAATTTTAGACGGAATAGCTGGTTTAAAATTCATTCTCGAATTAAAACCTATACATACATGGGCTATTTTAAAAGCACATTTAAGTTTTTACAAAAACTTTTTTAAATTCTTAGGAAAAAGAAGAAAACTACAAAAAAAACAAAATTATAATTTACATACAAGTATTGTTTGGCAGTATTTTGTTTTGGGGAGAAAGAAATTCGAGGAACTTGAATAG
- a CDS encoding type I restriction enzyme HsdR N-terminal domain-containing protein has translation MQKLNLPNYKFRLKSNENNTLIFDNLRKKYMVLTPEEWVRQHFVQFLIDKKKYPISLIALEKQLIINNRKKRTDILVFNKEGYHDIIVECKAPSIKITQATFDQIARYNLKLKANYLIVTNGLEHFYCKMDFENETYIFLKEIPDYS, from the coding sequence ATGCAAAAATTGAATCTACCAAACTATAAATTCAGACTCAAAAGTAACGAAAATAACACGCTTATTTTCGATAATTTGAGAAAAAAATACATGGTTTTAACTCCAGAGGAATGGGTTCGTCAGCATTTTGTGCAGTTTTTAATTGATAAAAAAAAATATCCTATTTCTTTAATTGCATTAGAAAAACAACTGATTATTAACAATCGAAAAAAAAGAACGGATATTTTGGTTTTTAATAAAGAAGGATATCATGATATTATTGTGGAATGCAAAGCGCCTTCCATAAAAATCACGCAAGCTACTTTCGACCAAATTGCTCGTTATAATTTAAAGTTAAAAGCTAATTATTTAATTGTTACCAATGGTTTAGAACATTTTTATTGTAAAATGGATTTTGAAAACGAAACCTATATTTTTTTAAAAGAAATTCCTGATTATTCATAG
- the holA gene encoding DNA polymerase III subunit delta has protein sequence MNEINAIVADIKKGNLKPIYFLMGEEPYYIDKISGFIENNVLDETEKGFNQQIMYGRDATIEDIVGAAKRYPMMAERQVLIVKEAQDLSRSIEKLVSYAENPQPTTVLVINYKYKKLDKRKKLHKVIAKSGLVFESKKMYENQVSDWIRRVLSGEKYQIEPKASLMLVEFLGTDLSKISNELDKLMLIFPKETIITDKHIEENIGISKDFNNFELRKAVGEKNIVKANRIINYFAENPKNNPLVMTISLLNGFFTQLLMFHGLKDKSKSSVAKTLGVNPYFVDEYFLAGRNYSMRKVAQVIAFLRDADVKSKGVGAKQTNEDILKELLFKILH, from the coding sequence ATGAACGAAATAAACGCAATTGTTGCAGATATAAAAAAAGGAAACTTAAAACCCATCTATTTTTTAATGGGAGAAGAGCCTTATTACATAGATAAAATTTCCGGTTTTATTGAAAATAATGTGTTAGATGAAACAGAAAAAGGTTTCAATCAGCAAATAATGTATGGGAGAGATGCAACAATTGAAGATATTGTTGGAGCTGCAAAACGCTACCCAATGATGGCAGAAAGGCAGGTTTTAATTGTTAAAGAAGCACAAGATTTAAGCAGAAGTATTGAGAAGTTAGTTTCGTATGCAGAAAACCCACAACCAACCACAGTTTTGGTTATCAATTATAAATACAAAAAACTTGATAAACGAAAAAAACTGCATAAAGTAATTGCGAAATCAGGTTTGGTTTTCGAGAGTAAAAAAATGTACGAAAATCAAGTTTCAGATTGGATTCGTAGAGTTTTAAGTGGGGAAAAATACCAAATAGAGCCCAAAGCTTCTTTAATGTTGGTTGAGTTTTTAGGAACAGATTTAAGTAAAATATCCAACGAATTAGACAAGTTGATGCTAATTTTTCCTAAAGAAACCATTATTACAGATAAGCATATAGAAGAAAATATTGGAATTTCTAAAGACTTTAATAATTTCGAATTGCGAAAAGCAGTAGGAGAGAAGAACATTGTAAAAGCCAATAGAATTATTAATTATTTTGCGGAGAACCCTAAAAATAATCCTTTGGTAATGACAATTTCTTTGCTAAATGGTTTTTTTACCCAGTTATTAATGTTTCATGGATTAAAAGACAAATCGAAAAGTTCTGTGGCTAAAACATTGGGTGTAAATCCGTATTTTGTAGACGAATATTTTTTAGCGGGTAGAAATTATTCAATGCGAAAAGTAGCACAAGTAATCGCTTTTTTAAGAGATGCAGATGTAAAAAGTAAAGGAGTTGGCGCGAAACAAACCAATGAAGATATTTTAAAGGAGTTATTATTTAAAATTTTACATTAA
- a CDS encoding DUF1569 domain-containing protein: MKNIFTKKVSDEVISRIEKLTPETKPNWGKMSVSQMLAHCCVTYEMVYTNKHPKPNAFAKFMLKTIVKKIVVSEKPYAKNGRTASQFLIVDEKIFETEKQRLIDFINKTQELGEDTFDGKESHSFGKLTKEEWNNMFYKHLDHHLTQFGV; the protein is encoded by the coding sequence ATGAAAAACATATTTACAAAAAAGGTTTCAGACGAAGTAATTTCTAGAATTGAAAAATTAACACCAGAAACCAAACCAAATTGGGGTAAAATGTCTGTTTCACAAATGTTGGCACATTGTTGTGTAACTTACGAAATGGTCTATACCAATAAGCACCCAAAACCAAATGCTTTCGCCAAATTTATGCTAAAAACGATTGTAAAGAAGATCGTGGTTTCAGAAAAACCATATGCTAAAAATGGCAGAACAGCTTCTCAGTTTTTAATTGTAGATGAAAAAATTTTTGAAACAGAAAAACAAAGATTGATTGATTTTATCAACAAAACACAAGAATTAGGAGAAGATACGTTTGATGGAAAAGAATCGCATTCTTTTGGAAAATTAACAAAAGAAGAGTGGAATAATATGTTTTACAAACATTTGGACCATCATTTAACGCAATTTGGTGTGTAG